One Dysidea avara chromosome 7, odDysAvar1.4, whole genome shotgun sequence genomic region harbors:
- the LOC136262249 gene encoding carnitine O-palmitoyltransferase 1, liver isoform-like: MLQLGTGVVGATLAITFSLLGILKDDILVRFSPGWSLWITLGTTGFVCGTAIWYFLSFLRVRVIRLLLSYDHWFIGKPNCFDRLWALCLKILMDSKNLGIRGYQDMLPTLPIPSLKSTCRRFLVTVKSVLSDEEYCEAEKAVEEFLHGKGPFIHRMLYLKAWRSRNWCSDLWVEYVYLRGRSSLLINSNYYALDYVNIVTPHQLDRAAMRLYCSLKVIQEEKDSKLPNPLGRNLVPFCGHYFKYLFGCARIPHKNCDELQLHPHSRHIVVIRKGQFFKVTVFDNKGNLMPPTQMKRIFKRLVDATGDEENNNFIAALTAQDRNVWAQQREILVQNPTNLITLDALDSSLLICSLDDNKPETLLERANDCFVGNGSNRWFDKGINFVFSANGRSGINVEHTALDATVISQLLEYSSYIEEYDENGHIIDDGKSDIDVESPSKLYWYFDNHEYFLTSARTNFESMATNSDLACGAMDYGKRIPKLAKLSPDGWFQMAIQLAYYRINKKHVQTYESATTRMFYKGRTETIRPVSEFSCQFTRLFDDPSAKPEEKKSALKKAIGYQEQFKVEAMRGLGIDRHLFGLYLIAKGLNVKPFPKLFEHKSFSLPFELSTSQTPTKLTKYFKLEKCGQLGGFGTVTETGYGISYIIRGEDNVNCSVHSKKSCPSTDSTHMLEQIRKAMNDMRELYNL, from the exons ATGTTGCAGTTGGGAACTGGCGTTGTTGGAGCCACTTTAGCTATAACATTCTCTCTATTGGGAATATTGAAAGATGATATTCTGGTCCGTTTCAGTCCCGGATGGTCATTGTGGATCACATTGGGCACGACTGGATTTGTTTGTGGTACTGCGATCTGGTACTTCCTTTCGTTTCTACGAGTCAGGGTTATACGTCTCCTGTTATCCTACGATCACTGGTTTATCGGAAAGCCTAACTGCTTTGACAGG CTTTGGGCTCTGTGTCTGAAAATACTCATGGACAGTAAGAACCTTGGAATTCGTGGGTACCAAGACATGCTACCAACCCTACCAATCCCATCCTTAAAATCAACTTGCAggag GTTTCTTGTTACTGTGAAGTCAGTCTTAAGTGatgaagaatactgtgaagcTGAAAAG GCAGTAGAAGAGTTTTTACATGGAAAGGGCCCTTTCATCCATCGAATGCTGTACCTTAA GGCTTGGAGATCACGTAACTGGTGTTCAGATCTCTGGGTAGAATATGTTTACCTTCGTGGGAGGAGCTCTTTATTGA TAAATTCAAACTATTATGCACTGGATTATGTGAACATTGTCACTCCACATCAACTTGATAGGGCTGCTATGAGACTCTATTGTTCTTTAAA GGTTATACAGGAAGAAAAGGACAGCAAa TTACCTAACCCACTTGGGAGGAACTTGGTCCCTTTCTGTGGCCATTACTTCAA ATATCTGTTTGGATGTGCACGTATTCCACATAAGAATTGTGATGAACTACAACTACATCCTCACAGCAGACACATTGTAGTAATCAG GAAAGGACAGTTCTTTAAGGTCACTGTATTTGATAATAAAGGAAATCTAATGCCACCAACTCAAATGAAGAGAATCTTTAAAAGACTGGTTGATGCTACAGGAG ATGAAGAAAACAACAACTTCATTGCTGCACTGACTGCACAAGATAGAAATGTGTGGGCACAG CAAAGAGAAATTCTAGTCCAAAACCCAACCAATTTGATCACATTAGATGCGCTTGACTCTTCTTTGTTAATTTGTTCCCTTGATGATAACAAACCAGAG ACTTTATTAGAAAGAGCCAATGACTGTTTTGTTGGCAACGGAAGTAATAG GTGGTTTGATAAAGGGATTAATTTCGTCTTCAGTGCAAATGGCAGAAGTGGTATCAATGTGGAGCATACTGCACTAGATGCAACg gtgatttcacaacttcttgAATACTCTAGTTATATTGAGGAATATGATGAAAATGGCCACATTATTGATGATGGAAAAAGTGATATAGATGTTGAATCACCTTCCAA GCTGTACTGGTATTTTGACAATCATGAATACTTCTTGACATCTGCTCGTACAAATTTTGAATCTATG GCTACTAATTCTGATTTGGCTTGTGGTGCTATGGATTATGGAAAGCGAATACCAAAGTTGGCTAAGCTTAGTCCTGATGGATGGTTTCAA ATGGCCATTCAACTTGCCTACTATCGTATTAACAAGAAGCATGTCCAAACTTATGAATCAGCCACGACTAG GATGTTTTATAAAGGACGTACAGAGACTATTCGTCCTGTATCAGAGTTCTCTTGTCAGTTTACAAGGTTGTTTGATGATCCTTCTgctaaacctgaagaaaagaaAAGTGCATTGAAAAAGGCCATTGG TTACCAAGAGCAATTTAAAGTTGAGGCTATGAGAGGACTAGGAATTGACAGGCATCTGTTTGGTCTTTATCTCATTGCCAAGGGATTAAATGTTAAACCATTCccaaaactatttgaacacaag TCATTTAGTCTTCCCTTTGAGTTGTCTACATCTCAGACACCAACCAAGTTAACAAAGTATTTCAAACTAGAGAAGTGCGGTCAGCTGGGTGGTTTTGGTACAGTGACAGAGACTGGCTATGGCATATCATATATAATACGTGGTGAAGACAATG TAAATTGTTCTGTCCACTCCAAGAAAAGTTGTCCGTCAACTGATTCAACACACATGCTGGAGCAAATTAGGAAAGCAATGAATGATATGAGGGAGCTTTACAACCTTTAA